The following are from one region of the Gambusia affinis linkage group LG02, SWU_Gaff_1.0, whole genome shotgun sequence genome:
- the sema6dl gene encoding sema domain, transmembrane domain (TM), and cytoplasmic domain, (semaphorin) 6D, like isoform X5, with the protein MGQGAALLLSKLLLLLAASRTLLAVSFPEDIVPLDVVDAHFTRRYPVFRGRPSVNDSQHRLDFQLMTKIQDTLFIAGRDQVYLVSLRESYRNEIISYRKLTWRSGQGDREMCAVKGKHRDECHNFIKVLVPRNDDLVFICGTNGFNPMCRYYRLDNLEFDGEEINGLARCPFDSKQTNVALFAEGKLYSATVADFQASDSVIYRSMGDGSALRTIKYDSKWLKEPHFLHAAEFGNYVYFFYREIAVEHSNLGKVVYSRVARICKNDVGGSQRVLEKHWTSFVKARLNCSVPGESFFYFDVLQSITDIIDVNGVPSVVGVFTTQMNSIPGSAVCAFSMTDIEKVFMGRFKEQKTPDSVWTPFPEEKLPKPRPGSCAGHGPAASFKSSVEFPDDTLQFIKSHPLMDTAVPSIGDEPWFTKTRVRYRLTALAVDGQAGPHKNYTVVFIGAESGVVLKVLAKTSLLSLNESLLLEEIDVFNRAKCPSNREDDKRVLSLHVDNNTHSLYVAFSSCVIRIPLSRCERHSSCQKSCIASRDPYCGWKPHGACERIQPGVLKGYEQDVEYGNTTHLGDCQDMAFSSAPVTVQPSGPIQPPVLIPSQSPSSGPRPELYGSGFVLQDDPATSHSLNSLPGGPEGVWDIRTGDSNQMVHMNILITCVFAAFLMGALLAGLIVFCYRDSVLRKPRHVHKDMESAPSCSDSTGSFVKLNGLFDSPVKVQPENEYQTNIDSPKLFTNLLSNGKDLNSPNGDTKTMILRDGCQPPELAALPTPESTPVLQQKGLQPIKNQWEKAHGKVSGPRKEANPSAKSPQFLSSSPAPSNASSNHPHIALGHSNIPSAVVLPNATHDQPNLDHGDESLPHSSEKQLKIPDCKGHRKDQKRSVDARNTLNDLLKHLNDSVANPKAILQEESGPRPRPHLMLEPMEELTEVPPAVPSREASLYSPSSSLPRHSPTKRVDVPMPSTPTTPTGSLSMGGTLERQRGGYQLHRSASHRQSLSTSPNGVTMGVSVSRQHSMNRGGYMPPTPPSRLDSHGAMVAPGMHSPHPPSVSRQSSYSGHGSLPRTGLKRTPSLKPDVPPKPNGFPPQTPQMRVVNKYSY; encoded by the exons ATGGGCCAGGGAGCTGCGCTTCTGCTCAGCAAGCTTCTGCTGTTGCTGGCAGCCTCGCGCACTCTCCTCGCAGTCAGCTTCCCGGAGGACATCGTGCCCCTAGACGTCGTTGACGCGCACT TTACTCGGCGGTACCCTGTGTTCAGAGGCAGGCCCTCTGTCAACGACTCCCAGCATCGCCTCGACTTTCAGCTGATGACCAAAATACAGGACACGCTATTCATCGCTGGCAG ggaTCAGGTGTACCTCGTCAGTCTGAGAGAATCCTACAGGAACGAGATCATTTCTTACCGG AAGTTAACATGGCGATCGGGCCAAGGTGACAGAGAGATGTGTGCTGTGAAGGGGAAACATAGA gATGAGTGCCACAACTTTATTAAAGTGCTGGTTCCCAGAAATGATGACCTGGTGTTCATCTGTGGCACCAATGGCTTCAACCCCATGTGCAGATACTACAGG CTGGATAACCTCGAGTTTGACGGGGAAGAGATCAATGGTTTGGCGCGGTGCCCGTTCGACTCCAAGCAAACCAACGTGGCCCTCTTCGCTG AGGGAAAGCTGTATTCTGCAACAGTAGCTGACTTCCAGGCCAGTGATTCTGTCATCTACCGTAGTATGGGTGACGGATCAGCACTGAGAACCATCAAATACGACTCCAAATGGCTGAAAG AACCTCATTTCCTGCATGCAGCCGAGTTTGGGAATTACGTGTACTTTTTCTACCGGGAGATTGCCGTGGAACACAGCAATCTGGGAAAG GTTGTTTATTCCCGAGTGGCCCGGATCTGCAAAAATGACGTCGGCGGGTCGCAGCGAGTGCTGGAGAAGCACTGGACCTCTTTCGTGAAGGCGAGGCTGAACTGTTCCGTGCCGGGGGAGTCCTTCTTCTACTTCGACGTGCTTCAGTCCATCACCGACATCATCGACGTCAACGGCGTTCCCTCCGTGGTGGGCGTGTTCACCACGCAGATGAACAG TATTCCGGGGTCAGCAGTGTGTGCCTTCTCCATGACTGATATAGAGAAAGTTTTCATGGGCCGGTTCAAGGAGCAGAAGACCCCTGACTCTGTGTGGACGCCGTTTCCAGAGGAGAAGCTGCCAAAACCTCG GCCTGGGAGTTGTGCAGGTCATGGTCCGGCTGCATCCTTTAAGAGCTCTGTGGAGTTTCCAGACGACACCCTGCAGTTCATCAAGTCCCACCCCCTTATGGACACAGCTGTGCCTTCGATTGGGGACGAGCCTTGGTTCACCAAGACACGCGTCCG GTACCGACTAACAGCGCTGGCTGTAGACGGCCAAGCAGGACCCCACAAGAACTACACGGTGGTCTTCATCGGCGCCGAGTCGGGGGTCGTCCTTAAGGTCTTAGCGAAGACTTCCCTTCTATCCCTGAACGAGAGTCTGTTGCTGGAGGAGATTGATGTCTTCAATAGGGCCAA GTGCCCGTCTAACCGTGAGGATGATAAGCGTGTCCTCTCGCTTCATGTGGACAATAACACACACAGCCTGTATGTTGCCTTTTCAAGCTGTGTCATCCGTATTCCCCTGAGTCGCTGTGAAAGGCACTCCTCCTGCCAAAA GTCATGCATTGCATCAAGAGATCCTTACTGTGGCTGGAAGCCTCATGGAGCCTGTGAGAGGATACAGCCTGGTGTTTT GAAAGGATACGAACAGGATGTTGAATATGGAAATACCACTCACCTTGGAGACTGTCAAG ACATGGCGTTTTCATCTGCACCAGTCACTGTCCAACCCAGTGGGCCCATACAGCCCCCAGTACTCATACCCAGTCAAAGCCCCAGCTCAGGGCCTCGTCCAGAGCTCTACGGCTCAGGCTTTGTGCTACAGGATGACCCAGCCACATCCCATTCTTTAAACTCTCTCCCAGGTGGGCCAGAGG GTGTATGGGATATCCGTACTGGTGACAGTAACCAGATGGTCCACATGAACATCCTCATCACCTGCgtctttgctgcttttctgatGGGGGCTCTCCTGGCTGGACTGATCGTTTTCTGCTATCGAGACTCTGTCCTTCGTAAACCAAGGCACGTCCACAAGGACATGGAGTCTGCACCATCCTGCTCTGACTCAACTGGGAGTTTTGTCAAACTCAATGGCCTATTTGACAGCCCTGTAAAGGTACAaccagaaaat gaaTACCAAACCAACATTGATTCTCCCAAGCTGTTCACCAATCTGCTGAGCAATGGTAAAGACTTGAATTCGCCCAACGGTGACACCAAGACAATGATTCTACGGGATGGCTGTCAGCCCCCAGAACTGGCTGCTCTACCCACTCCAGAGTCCACTCCTGTACTTCAGCAGAAAGGCCTACAGCCCATCAAGAACCAGTGGGAAAAGGCTCATGGAAAGGTCAGCGGGCCCCGCAAGGAAGCCAACCCATCAGCAAAGAGTCCacagtttctttcttcttcacctGCACCTTCTAATGCAAGTTCCAACCACCCTCATATTGCCCTGGGACACTCCAACATCCCCAGTGCAGTTGTGCTGCCCAATGCTACACATGACCAGCCTAACCTTGACCATGGTGATGAATCTTTGCCACATTCTTCTGAAAAGCAACTGAAGATTCCAGATTGTAAAGGACACAGGAAAGATCAGAAGAGGTCTGTGGATGCCAGGAATACCCTGAATGAccttttaaaacatcttaatgaCTCTGTGGCCAACCCAAAAGCCATTCTACAAGAAGAATCAGGGCCTCGCCCAAGGCCTCATCTCATGCTGGAGCCAATGGAGGAACTGACTGAAGTACCCCCAGCTGTGCCCAGCCGTGAAGCTTCCTTGtattctccttcctcctctttaCCAAGGCACAGTCCCACTAAAAGGGTTGATGTTCCCATGCCTTCCACTCCCACTACACCCACAGGAAGCCTAAGCATGGGTGGGACCCTTGAAAGGCAAAGAGGGGGTTACCAACTCCACCGGAGTGCCTCTCACAGGCAGTCCTTATCAACCTCACCAAATGGAGTAACCATGGGGGTGTCTGTGTCTCGTCAACACAGTATGAACAGAGGGGGATACATGCCCCCAACACCCCCTTCTAGACTTGACTCTCATGGTGCAATGGTGGCACCAGGGATGCACTCACCCCACCCACCCTCTGTTTCTCGACAGAGCAGCTACAGTGGGCATGGCTCGCTTCCTCGAACAGGGCTTAAAAGGACCCCATCATTAAAGCCAGATGTGCCCCCAAAACCCAATGGGTTTCCTCCACAGACTCCACAGATGCGAGTGGTCAACAAGTACAGTTATTAA
- the sema6dl gene encoding sema domain, transmembrane domain (TM), and cytoplasmic domain, (semaphorin) 6D, like isoform X6, with product MGQGAALLLSKLLLLLAASRTLLAVSFPEDIVPLDVVDAHFTRRYPVFRGRPSVNDSQHRLDFQLMTKIQDTLFIAGRDQVYLVSLRESYRNEIISYRKLTWRSGQGDREMCAVKGKHRDECHNFIKVLVPRNDDLVFICGTNGFNPMCRYYRLDNLEFDGEEINGLARCPFDSKQTNVALFAEGKLYSATVADFQASDSVIYRSMGDGSALRTIKYDSKWLKEPHFLHAAEFGNYVYFFYREIAVEHSNLGKVVYSRVARICKNDVGGSQRVLEKHWTSFVKARLNCSVPGESFFYFDVLQSITDIIDVNGVPSVVGVFTTQMNSIPGSAVCAFSMTDIEKVFMGRFKEQKTPDSVWTPFPEEKLPKPRPGSCAGHGPAASFKSSVEFPDDTLQFIKSHPLMDTAVPSIGDEPWFTKTRVRYRLTALAVDGQAGPHKNYTVVFIGAESGVVLKVLAKTSLLSLNESLLLEEIDVFNRAKCPSNREDDKRVLSLHVDNNTHSLYVAFSSCVIRIPLSRCERHSSCQKSCIASRDPYCGWKPHGACERIQPGVLKGYEQDVEYGNTTHLGDCQVFLGTTSAPDYKSFGDPTSGVWDIRTGDSNQMVHMNILITCVFAAFLMGALLAGLIVFCYRDSVLRKPRHVHKDMESAPSCSDSTGSFVKLNGLFDSPVKVQPENEYQTNIDSPKLFTNLLSNGKDLNSPNGDTKTMILRDGCQPPELAALPTPESTPVLQQKGLQPIKNQWEKAHGKVSGPRKEANPSAKSPQFLSSSPAPSNASSNHPHIALGHSNIPSAVVLPNATHDQPNLDHGDESLPHSSEKQLKIPDCKGHRKDQKRSVDARNTLNDLLKHLNDSVANPKAILQEESGPRPRPHLMLEPMEELTEVPPAVPSREASLYSPSSSLPRHSPTKRVDVPMPSTPTTPTGSLSMGGTLERQRGGYQLHRSASHRQSLSTSPNGVTMGVSVSRQHSMNRGGYMPPTPPSRLDSHGAMVAPGMHSPHPPSVSRQSSYSGHGSLPRTGLKRTPSLKPDVPPKPNGFPPQTPQMRVVNKYSY from the exons ATGGGCCAGGGAGCTGCGCTTCTGCTCAGCAAGCTTCTGCTGTTGCTGGCAGCCTCGCGCACTCTCCTCGCAGTCAGCTTCCCGGAGGACATCGTGCCCCTAGACGTCGTTGACGCGCACT TTACTCGGCGGTACCCTGTGTTCAGAGGCAGGCCCTCTGTCAACGACTCCCAGCATCGCCTCGACTTTCAGCTGATGACCAAAATACAGGACACGCTATTCATCGCTGGCAG ggaTCAGGTGTACCTCGTCAGTCTGAGAGAATCCTACAGGAACGAGATCATTTCTTACCGG AAGTTAACATGGCGATCGGGCCAAGGTGACAGAGAGATGTGTGCTGTGAAGGGGAAACATAGA gATGAGTGCCACAACTTTATTAAAGTGCTGGTTCCCAGAAATGATGACCTGGTGTTCATCTGTGGCACCAATGGCTTCAACCCCATGTGCAGATACTACAGG CTGGATAACCTCGAGTTTGACGGGGAAGAGATCAATGGTTTGGCGCGGTGCCCGTTCGACTCCAAGCAAACCAACGTGGCCCTCTTCGCTG AGGGAAAGCTGTATTCTGCAACAGTAGCTGACTTCCAGGCCAGTGATTCTGTCATCTACCGTAGTATGGGTGACGGATCAGCACTGAGAACCATCAAATACGACTCCAAATGGCTGAAAG AACCTCATTTCCTGCATGCAGCCGAGTTTGGGAATTACGTGTACTTTTTCTACCGGGAGATTGCCGTGGAACACAGCAATCTGGGAAAG GTTGTTTATTCCCGAGTGGCCCGGATCTGCAAAAATGACGTCGGCGGGTCGCAGCGAGTGCTGGAGAAGCACTGGACCTCTTTCGTGAAGGCGAGGCTGAACTGTTCCGTGCCGGGGGAGTCCTTCTTCTACTTCGACGTGCTTCAGTCCATCACCGACATCATCGACGTCAACGGCGTTCCCTCCGTGGTGGGCGTGTTCACCACGCAGATGAACAG TATTCCGGGGTCAGCAGTGTGTGCCTTCTCCATGACTGATATAGAGAAAGTTTTCATGGGCCGGTTCAAGGAGCAGAAGACCCCTGACTCTGTGTGGACGCCGTTTCCAGAGGAGAAGCTGCCAAAACCTCG GCCTGGGAGTTGTGCAGGTCATGGTCCGGCTGCATCCTTTAAGAGCTCTGTGGAGTTTCCAGACGACACCCTGCAGTTCATCAAGTCCCACCCCCTTATGGACACAGCTGTGCCTTCGATTGGGGACGAGCCTTGGTTCACCAAGACACGCGTCCG GTACCGACTAACAGCGCTGGCTGTAGACGGCCAAGCAGGACCCCACAAGAACTACACGGTGGTCTTCATCGGCGCCGAGTCGGGGGTCGTCCTTAAGGTCTTAGCGAAGACTTCCCTTCTATCCCTGAACGAGAGTCTGTTGCTGGAGGAGATTGATGTCTTCAATAGGGCCAA GTGCCCGTCTAACCGTGAGGATGATAAGCGTGTCCTCTCGCTTCATGTGGACAATAACACACACAGCCTGTATGTTGCCTTTTCAAGCTGTGTCATCCGTATTCCCCTGAGTCGCTGTGAAAGGCACTCCTCCTGCCAAAA GTCATGCATTGCATCAAGAGATCCTTACTGTGGCTGGAAGCCTCATGGAGCCTGTGAGAGGATACAGCCTGGTGTTTT GAAAGGATACGAACAGGATGTTGAATATGGAAATACCACTCACCTTGGAGACTGTCAAG tgtttttgggCACTACCTCAGCGCCAGATTACAAATCATTTGGCGACCCTACCTCTG GTGTATGGGATATCCGTACTGGTGACAGTAACCAGATGGTCCACATGAACATCCTCATCACCTGCgtctttgctgcttttctgatGGGGGCTCTCCTGGCTGGACTGATCGTTTTCTGCTATCGAGACTCTGTCCTTCGTAAACCAAGGCACGTCCACAAGGACATGGAGTCTGCACCATCCTGCTCTGACTCAACTGGGAGTTTTGTCAAACTCAATGGCCTATTTGACAGCCCTGTAAAGGTACAaccagaaaat gaaTACCAAACCAACATTGATTCTCCCAAGCTGTTCACCAATCTGCTGAGCAATGGTAAAGACTTGAATTCGCCCAACGGTGACACCAAGACAATGATTCTACGGGATGGCTGTCAGCCCCCAGAACTGGCTGCTCTACCCACTCCAGAGTCCACTCCTGTACTTCAGCAGAAAGGCCTACAGCCCATCAAGAACCAGTGGGAAAAGGCTCATGGAAAGGTCAGCGGGCCCCGCAAGGAAGCCAACCCATCAGCAAAGAGTCCacagtttctttcttcttcacctGCACCTTCTAATGCAAGTTCCAACCACCCTCATATTGCCCTGGGACACTCCAACATCCCCAGTGCAGTTGTGCTGCCCAATGCTACACATGACCAGCCTAACCTTGACCATGGTGATGAATCTTTGCCACATTCTTCTGAAAAGCAACTGAAGATTCCAGATTGTAAAGGACACAGGAAAGATCAGAAGAGGTCTGTGGATGCCAGGAATACCCTGAATGAccttttaaaacatcttaatgaCTCTGTGGCCAACCCAAAAGCCATTCTACAAGAAGAATCAGGGCCTCGCCCAAGGCCTCATCTCATGCTGGAGCCAATGGAGGAACTGACTGAAGTACCCCCAGCTGTGCCCAGCCGTGAAGCTTCCTTGtattctccttcctcctctttaCCAAGGCACAGTCCCACTAAAAGGGTTGATGTTCCCATGCCTTCCACTCCCACTACACCCACAGGAAGCCTAAGCATGGGTGGGACCCTTGAAAGGCAAAGAGGGGGTTACCAACTCCACCGGAGTGCCTCTCACAGGCAGTCCTTATCAACCTCACCAAATGGAGTAACCATGGGGGTGTCTGTGTCTCGTCAACACAGTATGAACAGAGGGGGATACATGCCCCCAACACCCCCTTCTAGACTTGACTCTCATGGTGCAATGGTGGCACCAGGGATGCACTCACCCCACCCACCCTCTGTTTCTCGACAGAGCAGCTACAGTGGGCATGGCTCGCTTCCTCGAACAGGGCTTAAAAGGACCCCATCATTAAAGCCAGATGTGCCCCCAAAACCCAATGGGTTTCCTCCACAGACTCCACAGATGCGAGTGGTCAACAAGTACAGTTATTAA
- the sema6dl gene encoding sema domain, transmembrane domain (TM), and cytoplasmic domain, (semaphorin) 6D, like isoform X8 — translation MGQGAALLLSKLLLLLAASRTLLAVSFPEDIVPLDVVDAHFTRRYPVFRGRPSVNDSQHRLDFQLMTKIQDTLFIAGRDQVYLVSLRESYRNEIISYRKLTWRSGQGDREMCAVKGKHRDECHNFIKVLVPRNDDLVFICGTNGFNPMCRYYRLDNLEFDGEEINGLARCPFDSKQTNVALFAEGKLYSATVADFQASDSVIYRSMGDGSALRTIKYDSKWLKEPHFLHAAEFGNYVYFFYREIAVEHSNLGKVVYSRVARICKNDVGGSQRVLEKHWTSFVKARLNCSVPGESFFYFDVLQSITDIIDVNGVPSVVGVFTTQMNSIPGSAVCAFSMTDIEKVFMGRFKEQKTPDSVWTPFPEEKLPKPRPGSCAGHGPAASFKSSVEFPDDTLQFIKSHPLMDTAVPSIGDEPWFTKTRVRYRLTALAVDGQAGPHKNYTVVFIGAESGVVLKVLAKTSLLSLNESLLLEEIDVFNRAKCPSNREDDKRVLSLHVDNNTHSLYVAFSSCVIRIPLSRCERHSSCQKSCIASRDPYCGWKPHGACERIQPGVLKGYEQDVEYGNTTHLGDCQGVWDIRTGDSNQMVHMNILITCVFAAFLMGALLAGLIVFCYRDSVLRKPRHVHKDMESAPSCSDSTGSFVKLNGLFDSPVKVQPENEYQTNIDSPKLFTNLLSNGKDLNSPNGDTKTMILRDGCQPPELAALPTPESTPVLQQKGLQPIKNQWEKAHGKVSGPRKEANPSAKSPQFLSSSPAPSNASSNHPHIALGHSNIPSAVVLPNATHDQPNLDHGDESLPHSSEKQLKIPDCKGHRKDQKRSVDARNTLNDLLKHLNDSVANPKAILQEESGPRPRPHLMLEPMEELTEVPPAVPSREASLYSPSSSLPRHSPTKRVDVPMPSTPTTPTGSLSMGGTLERQRGGYQLHRSASHRQSLSTSPNGVTMGVSVSRQHSMNRGGYMPPTPPSRLDSHGAMVAPGMHSPHPPSVSRQSSYSGHGSLPRTGLKRTPSLKPDVPPKPNGFPPQTPQMRVVNKYSY, via the exons ATGGGCCAGGGAGCTGCGCTTCTGCTCAGCAAGCTTCTGCTGTTGCTGGCAGCCTCGCGCACTCTCCTCGCAGTCAGCTTCCCGGAGGACATCGTGCCCCTAGACGTCGTTGACGCGCACT TTACTCGGCGGTACCCTGTGTTCAGAGGCAGGCCCTCTGTCAACGACTCCCAGCATCGCCTCGACTTTCAGCTGATGACCAAAATACAGGACACGCTATTCATCGCTGGCAG ggaTCAGGTGTACCTCGTCAGTCTGAGAGAATCCTACAGGAACGAGATCATTTCTTACCGG AAGTTAACATGGCGATCGGGCCAAGGTGACAGAGAGATGTGTGCTGTGAAGGGGAAACATAGA gATGAGTGCCACAACTTTATTAAAGTGCTGGTTCCCAGAAATGATGACCTGGTGTTCATCTGTGGCACCAATGGCTTCAACCCCATGTGCAGATACTACAGG CTGGATAACCTCGAGTTTGACGGGGAAGAGATCAATGGTTTGGCGCGGTGCCCGTTCGACTCCAAGCAAACCAACGTGGCCCTCTTCGCTG AGGGAAAGCTGTATTCTGCAACAGTAGCTGACTTCCAGGCCAGTGATTCTGTCATCTACCGTAGTATGGGTGACGGATCAGCACTGAGAACCATCAAATACGACTCCAAATGGCTGAAAG AACCTCATTTCCTGCATGCAGCCGAGTTTGGGAATTACGTGTACTTTTTCTACCGGGAGATTGCCGTGGAACACAGCAATCTGGGAAAG GTTGTTTATTCCCGAGTGGCCCGGATCTGCAAAAATGACGTCGGCGGGTCGCAGCGAGTGCTGGAGAAGCACTGGACCTCTTTCGTGAAGGCGAGGCTGAACTGTTCCGTGCCGGGGGAGTCCTTCTTCTACTTCGACGTGCTTCAGTCCATCACCGACATCATCGACGTCAACGGCGTTCCCTCCGTGGTGGGCGTGTTCACCACGCAGATGAACAG TATTCCGGGGTCAGCAGTGTGTGCCTTCTCCATGACTGATATAGAGAAAGTTTTCATGGGCCGGTTCAAGGAGCAGAAGACCCCTGACTCTGTGTGGACGCCGTTTCCAGAGGAGAAGCTGCCAAAACCTCG GCCTGGGAGTTGTGCAGGTCATGGTCCGGCTGCATCCTTTAAGAGCTCTGTGGAGTTTCCAGACGACACCCTGCAGTTCATCAAGTCCCACCCCCTTATGGACACAGCTGTGCCTTCGATTGGGGACGAGCCTTGGTTCACCAAGACACGCGTCCG GTACCGACTAACAGCGCTGGCTGTAGACGGCCAAGCAGGACCCCACAAGAACTACACGGTGGTCTTCATCGGCGCCGAGTCGGGGGTCGTCCTTAAGGTCTTAGCGAAGACTTCCCTTCTATCCCTGAACGAGAGTCTGTTGCTGGAGGAGATTGATGTCTTCAATAGGGCCAA GTGCCCGTCTAACCGTGAGGATGATAAGCGTGTCCTCTCGCTTCATGTGGACAATAACACACACAGCCTGTATGTTGCCTTTTCAAGCTGTGTCATCCGTATTCCCCTGAGTCGCTGTGAAAGGCACTCCTCCTGCCAAAA GTCATGCATTGCATCAAGAGATCCTTACTGTGGCTGGAAGCCTCATGGAGCCTGTGAGAGGATACAGCCTGGTGTTTT GAAAGGATACGAACAGGATGTTGAATATGGAAATACCACTCACCTTGGAGACTGTCAAG GTGTATGGGATATCCGTACTGGTGACAGTAACCAGATGGTCCACATGAACATCCTCATCACCTGCgtctttgctgcttttctgatGGGGGCTCTCCTGGCTGGACTGATCGTTTTCTGCTATCGAGACTCTGTCCTTCGTAAACCAAGGCACGTCCACAAGGACATGGAGTCTGCACCATCCTGCTCTGACTCAACTGGGAGTTTTGTCAAACTCAATGGCCTATTTGACAGCCCTGTAAAGGTACAaccagaaaat gaaTACCAAACCAACATTGATTCTCCCAAGCTGTTCACCAATCTGCTGAGCAATGGTAAAGACTTGAATTCGCCCAACGGTGACACCAAGACAATGATTCTACGGGATGGCTGTCAGCCCCCAGAACTGGCTGCTCTACCCACTCCAGAGTCCACTCCTGTACTTCAGCAGAAAGGCCTACAGCCCATCAAGAACCAGTGGGAAAAGGCTCATGGAAAGGTCAGCGGGCCCCGCAAGGAAGCCAACCCATCAGCAAAGAGTCCacagtttctttcttcttcacctGCACCTTCTAATGCAAGTTCCAACCACCCTCATATTGCCCTGGGACACTCCAACATCCCCAGTGCAGTTGTGCTGCCCAATGCTACACATGACCAGCCTAACCTTGACCATGGTGATGAATCTTTGCCACATTCTTCTGAAAAGCAACTGAAGATTCCAGATTGTAAAGGACACAGGAAAGATCAGAAGAGGTCTGTGGATGCCAGGAATACCCTGAATGAccttttaaaacatcttaatgaCTCTGTGGCCAACCCAAAAGCCATTCTACAAGAAGAATCAGGGCCTCGCCCAAGGCCTCATCTCATGCTGGAGCCAATGGAGGAACTGACTGAAGTACCCCCAGCTGTGCCCAGCCGTGAAGCTTCCTTGtattctccttcctcctctttaCCAAGGCACAGTCCCACTAAAAGGGTTGATGTTCCCATGCCTTCCACTCCCACTACACCCACAGGAAGCCTAAGCATGGGTGGGACCCTTGAAAGGCAAAGAGGGGGTTACCAACTCCACCGGAGTGCCTCTCACAGGCAGTCCTTATCAACCTCACCAAATGGAGTAACCATGGGGGTGTCTGTGTCTCGTCAACACAGTATGAACAGAGGGGGATACATGCCCCCAACACCCCCTTCTAGACTTGACTCTCATGGTGCAATGGTGGCACCAGGGATGCACTCACCCCACCCACCCTCTGTTTCTCGACAGAGCAGCTACAGTGGGCATGGCTCGCTTCCTCGAACAGGGCTTAAAAGGACCCCATCATTAAAGCCAGATGTGCCCCCAAAACCCAATGGGTTTCCTCCACAGACTCCACAGATGCGAGTGGTCAACAAGTACAGTTATTAA